From Enhydrobacter sp., the proteins below share one genomic window:
- a CDS encoding TRAP transporter substrate-binding protein, which produces MRVVARLSGVAVAAAVAVAATAANAQDRKVRFQMQSAFASTLGLLGPNAQYTVQQINRLSNGTIDAKFFEPGALVPPSQHFDAVASGALDSAWATPGYWTGKDIAFAVYSTVPFGPGIAEFLGWMRSGGGTKGMQDLYAKYGIHSVMCHMIPPEASGWFRKEINTLDDLKGLKMRFFGLGANVMQKLGVSTQLLQAGEIFQALQLGTIDATEFSMPVMDLSLGFYQVAKYYYFPGWHQQATVGDLIINKAKWDGLSAFQKAAIEGACDQTILKGISDGESIQGPAIAELVKKGVQLKTWSPEFLAAFEKAWKEVAEEQAQKSPEFKKAMDSLNKYRADYKVWGDRAYLK; this is translated from the coding sequence ATGCGAGTAGTGGCAAGACTTTCAGGTGTGGCCGTCGCTGCGGCGGTTGCGGTAGCGGCGACAGCCGCGAACGCACAGGACAGGAAAGTGCGCTTTCAAATGCAGTCGGCCTTTGCCTCGACGCTGGGGCTGCTCGGCCCGAACGCGCAGTACACCGTCCAGCAGATCAACCGGCTGTCGAACGGCACTATCGACGCCAAGTTCTTCGAGCCCGGCGCGCTGGTTCCGCCGAGCCAGCATTTCGATGCAGTGGCTTCAGGCGCGCTCGACTCGGCTTGGGCGACCCCGGGTTACTGGACGGGCAAGGACATCGCCTTCGCCGTCTATTCGACGGTGCCCTTCGGGCCCGGCATTGCCGAATTCCTCGGCTGGATGAGGTCGGGCGGCGGCACGAAGGGGATGCAGGATCTGTACGCCAAGTACGGCATCCATTCCGTCATGTGCCACATGATCCCGCCGGAGGCATCGGGCTGGTTCCGCAAGGAGATCAACACGCTCGACGATCTCAAGGGCCTGAAGATGCGTTTCTTCGGCCTTGGCGCCAACGTCATGCAGAAGCTCGGCGTGTCGACGCAGCTCCTGCAGGCGGGTGAAATCTTCCAGGCGCTGCAGCTCGGCACGATCGACGCCACCGAGTTCTCCATGCCGGTCATGGATCTCAGCCTCGGCTTCTACCAGGTGGCGAAGTACTACTACTTCCCCGGCTGGCACCAGCAGGCCACCGTCGGCGACCTGATCATCAACAAGGCCAAGTGGGATGGGCTCTCCGCCTTCCAGAAGGCGGCGATCGAGGGAGCCTGCGACCAGACCATCCTCAAGGGCATCAGCGACGGCGAGTCCATCCAGGGCCCGGCGATCGCGGAGCTGGTCAAGAAGGGCGTGCAGCTCAAGACTTGGTCCCCGGAATTCCTCGCCGCCTTCGAGAAGGCGTGGAAGGAAGTGGCGGAGGAGCAGGCCCAGAAGAGCCCCGAGTTCAAGAAGGCGATGGATTCGCTCAACAAGTATCGGGCCGACTACAAGGTCTGGGGTGACCGCGCCTATCTGAAATAG
- a CDS encoding TRAP transporter small permease subunit, protein MYALLGASDAIDRVLERIARVFGWLFVALAFVICWDILTRKVGFQIPGFGSTPIQELEWHIHGLLFLPWLGYCYIRNAHVRIDVFVAHRPARTQAWLEVFGIVVFAIPYTLVATYFSYLFFEVSFLQNEASDAPNGLPNRWIMKFALFAGLVLLNLAIASVLMRKLVQLFGPPDLAARAAAPVAQH, encoded by the coding sequence ATGTACGCGCTGTTGGGGGCAAGTGACGCGATCGACCGTGTGCTGGAGCGCATCGCGCGCGTGTTCGGTTGGTTGTTCGTCGCATTGGCATTCGTCATTTGCTGGGACATCCTGACGCGTAAGGTGGGATTCCAGATTCCCGGCTTCGGATCGACGCCGATCCAGGAACTGGAATGGCATATCCATGGCCTGTTGTTTCTGCCGTGGCTGGGTTACTGCTACATTCGCAACGCGCACGTTCGCATCGACGTTTTCGTCGCTCACCGGCCGGCCCGTACGCAGGCGTGGCTAGAGGTGTTCGGCATCGTCGTTTTCGCGATCCCCTACACTCTGGTTGCGACATACTTTTCATATCTCTTTTTCGAGGTTTCGTTCCTCCAGAACGAAGCGTCGGATGCGCCCAATGGCCTGCCCAATCGCTGGATCATGAAATTCGCGCTGTTCGCCGGCCTGGTGCTTCTCAATCTGGCCATCGCCTCCGTCCTCATGCGCAAGCTGGTGCAGTTGTTCGGTCCGCCGGATTTGGCGGCTCGGGCGGCGGCGCCAGTTGCGCAACACTGA
- a CDS encoding TRAP transporter large permease subunit, producing the protein MFIDWLADHLAVIMFLALTGIMFIGFPVAFVLGGVALGFAVLGMFFDVFRPAQLGSLIPRIWGQAIQNQVLIAVPMFVFMGTILERSGVADELLKALQILTRRIPGGLAMSVTILGTIMAASTGIVGASVIMLTLIALPTMLAAGYSKELSVGTIASAGTLGILIPPSIMLVIIGDLMTISVGTLFVAAVIPGLVMSSIFILYQATVATIRPDLAPPLKSEVGPQGSMELLRLVLRSFLPPAFLITVVLGSIFAGFATPTEAGGAGVAGALILAWWNKRLSWKMMRDVIDSSAITNGLVFFIIFGATLFSFVFRALGGDDLVAEILEALGLHEGWPILIFVMVLVFVMGFFFDWLEICLIVLPIFAPILKQMNFEPHLATNKEFMIWFIALIAVNMQTAFLTPPFGFALFYMKGTVPKSVTMQHIYRGIIPFVTLQIIALTAVIMWPDIALWLPREFGYLD; encoded by the coding sequence ATGTTCATCGATTGGCTTGCCGACCATCTCGCCGTGATCATGTTCCTGGCGCTGACCGGGATCATGTTCATCGGTTTTCCGGTCGCTTTCGTGCTGGGTGGCGTGGCGCTGGGCTTTGCCGTGCTCGGCATGTTTTTCGACGTTTTTCGGCCGGCCCAGCTCGGCAGCTTGATTCCGCGAATCTGGGGTCAGGCGATCCAGAATCAGGTGCTGATCGCGGTGCCCATGTTCGTGTTCATGGGGACGATTCTCGAACGATCCGGCGTCGCGGACGAGCTCCTGAAGGCATTGCAGATCCTGACCCGGCGCATTCCGGGCGGGCTCGCCATGTCTGTGACCATCCTGGGCACCATCATGGCGGCCAGCACCGGCATCGTCGGTGCGTCGGTGATCATGTTGACCCTGATCGCGTTGCCGACGATGCTGGCTGCGGGCTACAGCAAGGAACTCAGCGTCGGCACCATCGCCTCGGCGGGCACGCTGGGCATCCTGATTCCCCCCAGCATCATGCTGGTCATCATCGGCGACCTGATGACGATTTCGGTCGGCACCCTGTTCGTCGCCGCGGTCATTCCCGGCTTGGTGATGTCGTCCATCTTCATTCTCTACCAGGCGACGGTGGCGACGATCCGGCCGGATCTCGCGCCGCCCCTGAAATCGGAGGTCGGCCCGCAGGGCAGCATGGAGTTGCTGCGGTTGGTGCTTCGCAGCTTCCTTCCGCCGGCGTTCCTGATCACGGTCGTCCTGGGTTCGATCTTCGCCGGCTTCGCAACGCCGACGGAAGCCGGCGGCGCTGGCGTCGCTGGCGCGTTGATTCTTGCCTGGTGGAACAAGCGGCTGAGCTGGAAGATGATGCGCGACGTCATCGATAGCTCCGCGATCACCAACGGTCTGGTGTTCTTCATCATCTTCGGTGCGACGCTGTTCTCGTTCGTGTTCCGGGCACTGGGCGGCGACGACCTGGTCGCCGAGATTCTCGAGGCGCTCGGTCTACATGAGGGCTGGCCGATCTTGATCTTCGTGATGGTGCTGGTCTTCGTCATGGGGTTCTTCTTCGATTGGCTCGAGATTTGCCTCATCGTGCTGCCAATCTTCGCGCCGATCCTGAAACAGATGAACTTCGAGCCTCATCTGGCGACCAACAAGGAATTCATGATCTGGTTCATCGCTCTCATCGCGGTGAACATGCAGACGGCATTCCTGACACCGCCGTTCGGCTTCGCGCTGTTCTACATGAAGGGCACGGTGCCGAAGTCGGTGACCATGCAGCATATCTATCGCGGCATCATTCCCTTCGTGACCCTGCAGATCATAGCTCTGACCGCGGTGATCATGTGGCCCGACATCGCCCTGTGGCTACCACGGGAGTTCGGTTACCTGGATTGA
- a CDS encoding TRAP transporter small permease subunit has protein sequence MAVLLTLAAAIERVLRAIAEWTGWLMVVLMVVICFDVLSRKLGYQIPGMGSTRLQELEWHLHTVLFAMWLGHCYVLNVHPRVDTVTAHRPLRTRAWIEIVGCLAFALPYAFIVAWYGLGFVAVSYATGESSEAVIGLPYRWIIKGLFIFGLWLLVAAIVAVLLRLVVHLFGGPQEAARADIKLRHAADPM, from the coding sequence ATGGCCGTCCTGCTGACCTTGGCCGCGGCGATCGAGCGTGTCCTGCGCGCGATCGCCGAGTGGACCGGCTGGCTGATGGTCGTGCTGATGGTCGTCATCTGCTTCGACGTCCTCAGCCGCAAGCTCGGCTATCAGATCCCCGGCATGGGCTCGACCCGGCTGCAGGAACTCGAATGGCACCTGCACACGGTGCTGTTCGCGATGTGGCTGGGCCATTGCTACGTCCTGAACGTTCATCCGCGCGTCGACACGGTCACCGCCCACAGGCCGCTGCGCACCCGCGCGTGGATTGAGATCGTCGGCTGTCTTGCCTTCGCACTGCCTTACGCTTTCATCGTGGCCTGGTATGGCTTGGGCTTCGTCGCCGTCTCCTATGCCACGGGCGAGAGCTCCGAGGCCGTGATCGGCCTGCCTTATCGCTGGATCATCAAGGGCCTGTTCATCTTCGGCCTGTGGCTGCTGGTTGCCGCGATCGTGGCGGTGCTGCTGCGGCTGGTCGTCCATCTGTTCGGCGGACCGCAGGAAGCGGCGCGCGCCGACATCAAACTCAGGCACGCCGCGGATCCGATGTGA
- a CDS encoding TRAP transporter large permease subunit: protein MLAWLAENLALVMFVAMFFVIFCGYPVAFVLGGTALVFALIAWSLGDFNLVKLHSILLRMWGGVAVDPVLVSLPMFIFMGALLERSGVAKDMLDASQVMLRRTPGGLAVAVMVMGTILAAPIGVVGASVVLLSLIALPPLLQAGYDKRLSIGTIGSAGTLGILIPPSIMLVVMGEMLNTSVGALFAAATVPGFLLSGLYLVYIWGVAFAKPTWAPKLPRDSGPQTAGEMFKVIMRGLMPMTTLMVVVLGSIFAGFATATESAGVGCAGAILIAWMNGRFGMRMMKEAIRDACRANGLVFMVVLGATGFSLIFRELGGDELMLSFLYKLGVDTPWEMLTFVMVLVFLLGFPFEWIEICLIVLPVFAPILAGMDFSAHIGAEKGAFMAWFATIVAVNLQTSFMSPPFGATLFYMKGTVPPDCSMTDVYRGMYPFLLLQVVGLLLCIYFPDLSLWLPRVTGLLD, encoded by the coding sequence ATGCTCGCCTGGCTCGCCGAGAACCTCGCCCTCGTCATGTTCGTGGCGATGTTCTTCGTCATCTTCTGCGGCTACCCTGTCGCCTTCGTGCTGGGTGGCACTGCGCTCGTATTCGCGCTGATCGCTTGGAGTTTGGGCGACTTCAACCTTGTGAAGCTGCACAGCATCCTGTTGCGCATGTGGGGCGGGGTGGCCGTCGACCCGGTGCTGGTCTCGCTGCCGATGTTCATCTTCATGGGGGCGCTGCTCGAGCGCAGCGGCGTCGCCAAGGACATGCTCGACGCCTCACAGGTGATGCTGCGGCGCACGCCGGGCGGTCTCGCCGTCGCCGTCATGGTCATGGGAACGATCCTCGCCGCGCCGATCGGCGTGGTCGGCGCCTCGGTGGTGCTGCTGTCGCTGATCGCCCTGCCGCCCTTGCTGCAGGCCGGCTACGACAAGCGCCTGTCGATCGGCACCATCGGCTCGGCCGGCACGCTCGGCATCCTCATCCCGCCCTCGATCATGCTGGTCGTCATGGGCGAGATGCTGAACACCTCGGTCGGTGCGCTGTTCGCCGCTGCGACTGTTCCGGGCTTTCTGCTGTCGGGCCTCTATCTCGTCTATATCTGGGGCGTGGCCTTCGCCAAGCCGACATGGGCGCCCAAGCTGCCGCGCGATTCGGGCCCGCAGACCGCCGGCGAGATGTTCAAGGTCATCATGCGCGGGCTGATGCCCATGACGACGCTCATGGTCGTGGTGCTCGGCTCGATCTTCGCGGGTTTCGCGACGGCGACGGAGAGCGCCGGCGTGGGCTGCGCCGGCGCGATCCTGATCGCATGGATGAACGGCCGCTTTGGCATGCGGATGATGAAAGAGGCGATCCGAGACGCCTGCCGCGCCAACGGGCTGGTCTTCATGGTCGTGCTGGGCGCGACCGGCTTCTCGCTGATCTTCCGCGAACTCGGCGGCGACGAGCTCATGTTGAGCTTCCTCTACAAACTCGGCGTCGACACGCCATGGGAGATGCTGACCTTCGTGATGGTGCTGGTCTTCCTGCTCGGCTTTCCCTTCGAATGGATCGAGATCTGCCTGATCGTGCTGCCGGTGTTCGCGCCGATCCTCGCCGGCATGGATTTCTCGGCACATATCGGCGCCGAGAAGGGTGCCTTCATGGCATGGTTCGCCACCATCGTGGCGGTCAACCTGCAGACCTCGTTCATGTCGCCGCCGTTCGGCGCCACCCTGTTTTACATGAAGGGCACCGTGCCGCCGGACTGCAGCATGACCGACGTCTATCGTGGCATGTACCCGTTCCTACTCCTGCAGGTCGTGGGATTGCTGCTCTGCATCTACTTTCCCGACCTGTCGCTGTGGCTGCCGCGGGTGACCGGCCTGCTCGATTGA
- a CDS encoding helix-turn-helix transcriptional regulator, with protein MTELDERKQGASCPMDFILRMLMGPWTTYILYNLRTHGPQRFGELKRRVTGISAKMLTERLRTLEAAGLVKRDYEPTIPPKVTYSLTRRGDELDEVLGKLAEIAVRWEAEDAARRAVKAAELQAAE; from the coding sequence ATGACCGAGTTGGACGAACGCAAGCAAGGCGCCTCATGCCCGATGGACTTCATCCTGCGCATGCTGATGGGGCCGTGGACGACATACATCCTCTACAACCTGCGCACGCATGGCCCGCAGCGCTTCGGCGAGTTGAAGCGCCGCGTCACCGGCATCTCTGCCAAGATGCTGACCGAGCGATTGCGGACGCTCGAAGCGGCGGGCTTGGTGAAGCGCGACTACGAACCGACGATTCCGCCCAAGGTCACCTATTCGCTGACGCGCCGCGGCGACGAGCTCGACGAGGTGCTGGGCAAGCTCGCCGAGATCGCGGTTCGATGGGAGGCCGAGGATGCGGCGCGACGGGCGGTCAAGGCGGCCGAACTGCAGGCGGCGGAGTAG
- a CDS encoding flavodoxin family protein, translating to MTNVAIVYHSNYGHTKSLAEAVAKGARSVAGTEVHIVPVDQAEANAGELDAADAIVFGSPTYMGGVSAEFAKFKDWTSKRWMEGAWRNKLAAAFTASAAWNGDKHNTLYQMLTLALQHGMVWVGLGLPPGFNHSKGSNDDLNRLGASVGAMAQANADQGVEGIAASDFRTMEALGRRVAEAAHRWKEAPLAQAA from the coding sequence ATGACGAACGTCGCCATCGTGTACCACTCCAACTATGGGCACACCAAATCGCTCGCCGAGGCCGTCGCAAAGGGCGCCCGCTCGGTCGCCGGGACTGAGGTGCACATCGTGCCGGTCGATCAGGCTGAAGCCAATGCCGGGGAGCTCGACGCCGCCGACGCCATCGTCTTCGGCAGTCCGACCTACATGGGCGGCGTCTCCGCCGAGTTCGCAAAGTTCAAGGATTGGACGTCGAAGCGCTGGATGGAGGGTGCTTGGCGCAACAAGCTCGCTGCGGCCTTCACCGCCTCGGCGGCGTGGAACGGCGACAAGCATAACACGCTCTACCAGATGCTCACTCTGGCGCTGCAGCACGGCATGGTGTGGGTTGGCCTCGGCCTGCCGCCGGGCTTCAACCATTCCAAGGGCTCGAATGACGACCTCAACCGGCTCGGCGCCTCGGTCGGCGCCATGGCGCAGGCCAACGCCGATCAGGGCGTCGAGGGCATCGCGGCCTCCGACTTCCGCACCATGGAGGCGCTGGGGCGACGGGTCGCCGAAGCGGCGCATCGCTGGAAGGAAGCACCGCTCGCGCAGGCCGCCTGA
- a CDS encoding ABC transporter substrate-binding protein, translating to MHFVRNLAGLAAGAALLLSAPAMAQSTLRLVAHSDLKVLDPIWTTAYITRNHGYMIYDVLFARDANGDIKPQMAEKADVSADKLTWTITLRDGLEWHDGQPVTAEDCVASIKRWAVRDSLGQQMMTFVGEIKAIDAKTFQIVLKEPFGLVLQALGKPSSNVPFMMPKRVAETDPGKQIADYTGSGPFIFKKDEWKPGEKVVYVKNPKYKPRAEPPSMLAGGKVAKVDRVEWLAISDPSTAVNALLSGEIDLIESTVPDLRPVLQSDKNVALFTFNKPGSQVIMRMNHLHPPFDNLKARQAVQYAIAQQDFLQAQVGNPELFEVCNAPLVCGSPNEKKYGDLLIKPDLEKAKALLKESGYDGKPIVILHQTDLQSSNQLPPVGKQALERVGFKVDLQAMDWQSVVSRRARKEAPDKGGWNIFYTTTVAIDADNPASNSFTNAGCEKGWFGWPCDPEMEKLRSAYARETDPAKQKAIAQQVSDRVISQAHYITLGQYRAYSAYRKDRLDGWIEAPAAVFWNISKK from the coding sequence ATGCATTTCGTGCGGAATTTGGCGGGTTTGGCGGCGGGAGCGGCACTGCTGCTGTCGGCGCCTGCCATGGCGCAGTCGACCTTGCGGCTGGTGGCGCATTCTGATCTCAAGGTGCTCGATCCGATCTGGACCACCGCCTACATCACGCGCAACCACGGCTACATGATTTACGACGTGCTGTTTGCGCGCGACGCCAACGGCGATATCAAGCCGCAGATGGCCGAGAAGGCCGACGTGTCGGCCGACAAGCTCACCTGGACGATCACGCTGCGCGACGGCCTGGAGTGGCACGACGGACAGCCGGTGACCGCCGAGGATTGCGTCGCCTCGATCAAGCGCTGGGCGGTCCGCGATTCGCTCGGCCAACAGATGATGACCTTCGTCGGCGAGATCAAGGCGATCGACGCCAAGACCTTCCAGATCGTGCTCAAGGAGCCGTTCGGCCTGGTCCTGCAGGCGCTCGGCAAACCGTCGTCGAACGTGCCGTTCATGATGCCCAAGCGCGTCGCCGAGACCGACCCGGGCAAGCAGATCGCCGACTACACCGGCTCCGGACCCTTCATCTTCAAGAAGGACGAGTGGAAGCCCGGCGAGAAGGTCGTCTACGTCAAGAACCCCAAGTACAAGCCGCGCGCCGAGCCGCCTTCGATGCTGGCCGGCGGCAAGGTCGCCAAGGTCGATCGCGTCGAATGGCTCGCCATCTCCGACCCCTCGACGGCGGTCAATGCGCTGCTCAGTGGGGAGATCGACCTGATCGAATCGACGGTGCCCGATCTCAGGCCGGTGCTGCAGTCGGACAAGAACGTGGCGCTGTTCACGTTCAACAAACCGGGCAGCCAGGTGATCATGCGCATGAACCACCTGCATCCGCCGTTCGACAACCTCAAGGCGCGACAGGCGGTGCAGTATGCGATCGCCCAGCAGGACTTCCTCCAGGCGCAGGTCGGCAACCCCGAGCTCTTCGAGGTGTGCAACGCACCGCTGGTGTGCGGCTCCCCCAACGAGAAGAAGTATGGCGACCTGCTGATCAAGCCCGACCTCGAGAAGGCCAAGGCGCTGCTCAAGGAGAGCGGCTACGACGGCAAGCCGATCGTCATTCTGCACCAGACCGACCTGCAGTCGTCGAACCAGCTCCCGCCGGTCGGCAAGCAGGCGCTCGAGCGGGTCGGCTTCAAGGTCGACCTCCAGGCGATGGATTGGCAGAGCGTCGTGTCCCGCCGCGCCCGCAAGGAGGCGCCCGACAAGGGCGGCTGGAACATCTTCTACACCACCACCGTCGCGATCGACGCCGACAACCCGGCCAGTAATTCCTTCACCAATGCCGGCTGCGAGAAGGGATGGTTCGGCTGGCCGTGCGATCCCGAGATGGAGAAGCTGCGCTCGGCCTATGCGCGCGAGACCGACCCGGCCAAGCAGAAGGCGATCGCGCAGCAGGTGTCCGACCGCGTGATCAGCCAGGCGCACTACATCACGCTCGGCCAGTACCGGGCCTACTCGGCCTATCGCAAGGATCGGCTCGACGGCTGGATCGAGGCACCGGCCGCGGTGTTCTGGAACATCAGCAAGAAGTGA
- a CDS encoding dioxygenase → MSMPTVFVSHGSPLLILQDLPARRFLAGLGALLPRPTAIVAVSAHWNTERPAVSISARPETIHDFHGFPDALYRLHYHASGAPELARRVAALIDADCDPGYGLDHGGWVPAMLGWPAADIPIFQLSVQPHLTPAHHIAIGRRLAELRQEGVLVLGSGSATHNLRRLARGRHDVEPEPWAREFDDWLADAVARGDETALAESRTRAPYAREAHPTDEHLLPLHVAFGAAGPGAKGRPLHRSFTSGNLSMAAYAFET, encoded by the coding sequence ATGTCGATGCCGACCGTCTTCGTCTCCCACGGGTCGCCCCTGCTGATCCTGCAGGATCTGCCGGCCCGCCGCTTCCTCGCCGGCCTCGGCGCGCTGTTGCCGCGACCCACGGCGATCGTCGCCGTCTCGGCGCACTGGAACACCGAGCGGCCGGCTGTCTCGATCTCGGCGCGGCCCGAGACCATCCACGATTTCCACGGATTTCCCGACGCGCTCTATCGATTGCACTACCACGCCAGCGGCGCGCCCGAACTCGCCCGCCGCGTCGCCGCCCTGATCGACGCCGATTGCGATCCCGGTTATGGCCTTGACCATGGCGGCTGGGTGCCGGCGATGCTGGGCTGGCCGGCCGCCGACATCCCGATTTTCCAGCTCTCGGTGCAGCCTCATCTGACGCCCGCCCATCACATCGCGATCGGCCGGCGCTTGGCAGAGTTGCGTCAGGAGGGGGTGCTGGTATTGGGCAGCGGCAGCGCGACCCACAATCTGCGCCGCCTGGCGCGCGGCCGGCACGACGTCGAGCCCGAGCCTTGGGCCAGGGAATTCGACGATTGGCTGGCGGATGCGGTGGCGCGCGGCGACGAGACGGCGCTCGCCGAGTCCCGCACGCGCGCGCCGTATGCGCGCGAGGCCCATCCGACGGACGAACATCTCCTGCCGCTCCATGTCGCCTTCGGCGCGGCCGGTCCGGGCGCCAAGGGCCGGCCACTCCATCGCAGCTTCACGTCCGGCAATCTCTCCATGGCGGCCTACGCCTTCGAGACCTGA
- a CDS encoding dihydrodipicolinate synthase family protein, which translates to MSTELKGIIPPVTTPFTAEGEIDEKAFRAQIRFLLTQGVHGVCVGGSTGEGHTIALEEFRRLMTACVEEVKGRVPVVAGIIANSTRDAIQRARAIESLDVAALQITPVHYLFKPDEEATVRHFRTLCESVKPPIVIYNVIPWNYLSPPLLLRLMRELPGIVGVKQSAGDLKLMADLVLDVPKGKVILTAVDALLYPSFALGSQGTIAALPAAAPAACAALWNAVQTGDHARALELHKRLLRLWNTMVGDNLPACVKHALKLQGCDTGLPRAPMPAATPAQQSAIAVALKHLLELDGAQLAVAAE; encoded by the coding sequence ATGTCGACCGAGCTCAAGGGCATCATCCCGCCGGTGACGACGCCGTTCACCGCCGAGGGCGAAATCGACGAAAAGGCCTTCCGCGCACAGATCCGCTTCCTGCTGACCCAGGGCGTCCATGGCGTGTGCGTCGGCGGCAGCACCGGCGAGGGCCACACGATCGCGCTGGAGGAATTCCGCCGGCTGATGACGGCCTGCGTCGAGGAGGTGAAGGGCCGCGTGCCGGTGGTCGCCGGCATCATCGCCAACTCGACGCGCGACGCGATCCAGCGGGCGCGGGCGATCGAGTCCCTCGACGTGGCGGCGCTGCAGATCACGCCGGTGCATTACCTCTTCAAGCCCGACGAGGAGGCGACCGTCCGCCACTTCAGGACGCTCTGCGAATCGGTGAAGCCGCCGATCGTCATCTACAACGTCATTCCCTGGAACTATCTCAGTCCGCCCCTGCTGCTGCGCCTGATGCGGGAGTTGCCGGGCATCGTCGGCGTCAAGCAGAGCGCCGGCGACCTCAAGCTGATGGCCGACCTGGTGCTCGACGTGCCGAAGGGCAAGGTGATCCTGACCGCGGTCGACGCGCTCCTCTATCCGTCCTTCGCGCTGGGCTCTCAGGGCACGATCGCGGCCCTGCCGGCCGCCGCGCCGGCGGCCTGCGCGGCGCTGTGGAACGCCGTGCAGACGGGCGACCATGCGCGCGCGCTCGAGCTGCACAAGCGGCTGCTCCGGCTGTGGAACACGATGGTGGGGGACAACCTCCCGGCTTGCGTGAAGCACGCGCTCAAGCTGCAGGGCTGCGACACCGGCCTGCCGCGCGCGCCCATGCCTGCCGCCACGCCCGCGCAGCAGTCGGCGATCGCGGTGGCGCTGAAGCACCTGCTCGAACTCGACGGTGCCCAGCTCGCGGTGGCGGCGGAATAG
- a CDS encoding IclR family transcriptional regulator codes for MDEAKPDHRQNLKSLFKLMQVLECFSAREPELTVVQIARKTGLPRTTVHRLADSLRAVGLLEQEASRERYRLGLKLFELGSSAITTLPLHREAGPFVETLARLSGETVHLCLFDGTQMVFVERVNDRARSLNTVTLLEATPCHCTGVGKAALAFQPEAVIERVIALGLPGFTARTIVDPPTLRAELALIRERGFAIDDGEHEPNVRCVAAPIRNTAGRVFAAISASGTMRRVPRERVPEFAELVVAHARQISARLGCRDDEAILAKRQSERFKVVAALDLLQQAMKG; via the coding sequence ATGGACGAAGCCAAGCCAGACCACCGCCAGAACCTGAAGTCGCTGTTCAAGCTGATGCAGGTGCTGGAGTGCTTCTCGGCCCGCGAGCCCGAGCTCACGGTGGTGCAGATCGCGCGCAAGACCGGCCTGCCACGCACCACGGTGCATCGCCTGGCCGACAGCCTGCGTGCGGTCGGCCTGCTCGAGCAGGAGGCTAGTCGCGAGCGCTACCGGCTGGGATTGAAGCTGTTCGAACTCGGCAGCTCGGCCATCACCACCCTGCCGCTGCATCGCGAGGCCGGGCCGTTCGTCGAGACCCTGGCGCGGCTCTCCGGCGAGACCGTGCATCTCTGCCTGTTCGACGGCACGCAAATGGTCTTCGTCGAGCGGGTCAACGACCGGGCGCGGTCGCTCAACACGGTGACCCTGCTCGAGGCGACGCCCTGCCACTGCACCGGCGTCGGCAAGGCCGCGCTCGCCTTCCAGCCAGAGGCCGTGATCGAGCGCGTCATCGCGCTCGGCCTGCCGGGCTTCACCGCCCGCACCATCGTCGATCCGCCGACCTTGCGCGCGGAACTGGCGCTGATCCGCGAGCGCGGTTTCGCCATCGACGACGGCGAGCACGAGCCCAACGTGCGCTGCGTCGCCGCGCCGATCCGCAACACCGCCGGCCGCGTCTTCGCCGCCATCAGTGCGAGCGGGACGATGCGGCGCGTGCCGCGGGAGCGCGTGCCCGAGTTCGCCGAGCTGGTCGTCGCGCACGCCCGTCAGATCTCGGCGAGGCTGGGCTGCCGCGACGACGAGGCGATTCTGGCGAAGCGCCAGAGCGAGCGGTTCAAGGTCGTGGCGGCGCTCGATCTGCTGCAGCAGGCGATGAAAGGGTAG
- the grxD gene encoding Grx4 family monothiol glutaredoxin has product MSEPEVFGRIRDEIARNDVLLFMKGTPVFPQCGFSAAVVEVLSELGVKFHGINILVDAELRQGVKEFSQWPTIPQLYVKGEFVGGCDIVREMFETGELEQLLKEKGVQLANAA; this is encoded by the coding sequence ATGAGCGAACCCGAAGTGTTCGGCCGCATCCGCGACGAGATTGCCAGGAACGACGTCCTGCTCTTCATGAAGGGCACGCCGGTCTTCCCGCAATGCGGCTTCTCCGCCGCCGTGGTCGAAGTGCTGAGCGAACTCGGCGTGAAGTTCCACGGCATCAACATCCTTGTCGATGCCGAGCTGCGTCAGGGCGTCAAGGAGTTCAGCCAGTGGCCGACCATCCCTCAGCTCTACGTCAAGGGCGAGTTCGTCGGCGGCTGCGACATTGTCCGCGAGATGTTCGAGACCGGCGAGCTCGAGCAGCTCCTCAAGGAAAAGGGCGTCCAGCTCGCGAACGCCGCCTGA